The nucleotide sequence CTCAACTACCTGTACCCATTCGCCGGGCGCCTCGTCACCAACCCAAGCTCGGGCCTCCCCGAGCTCCACTGCCACAACCAAGGCGCAGAGCTTGTGGTCGGTGAGGTCGGCGTCGCCCTGGGGAGCCTGAACTACGGCTCAGCCAAGGACTCCCTGAAGAAGATGGTGCTCGCGTTCCCCAAGGACGTCCTCCTGTCGGTGCAGGTGCTGTCCTTTGCATGCGGGGGCTTCTCTGTCATGTGGTGGATAAACCACCTCGTCGGCGACGGCCACGTGGGCGCCACGATCGTCAATACGTGGTCCCGGCTCGTGCGAACCGGAGAGATCGACGGGGGGCCACTCAACCATGACCGCTGGGTGTTCCGGCCCCGCAGCCCGCCGTGGTACCGCGACTCCGTCGCGGCCATCTTCACGACGTACGACGAGCGGCGCCTGCCCAACGCCCTGACGGCAGATGCCAGCTTGGTGGACCGCCTCTACTACGTTGAGGCGAGTGACATCGCCGCGCTGCGCGACAAGGCGGCGAGCACCACGGGGGCCAAGCGGCGGCCGACTCGCGTCGAGGCGCTGTCCGCGTACCTGTGGAAGGCGCTGGCCGATGTCGTGGCCGCGTCGCCCCGCAGCGCGCCCAAGGAGCATTGCCGCATGGGGTGGTGGGTGAGCGCGCGGCGGCGGCTCACGGCACCTAAGCTCGCCGCGGTGATGCCCAACTACCTGGGGAACGTAACGACCTATACCCTGGGCGACGCGCCCGCGGAGGAGGTGACGCGGAAGCCGCTGGCGGAGGTGGCGGCCATGGTGCGGGACGCCATCACGTCTGTGGACTACGACGAGTTGGTACAGGAGATGGTGGACTTGGTGGAGGTGCACAAGGCAGAAGGACTGATGGAGGCGACCCTCATCGGCGTCGGCGCCCCGACGCTGAACCAATCGATGATGACCACGTTCCCGCACGACGCCGATTTCGGCTTCGGCCAGGCTACGATGGCGATGCCCGTCGTCTCCGCAGATTCCGTGAGGTTTTGCGCGTCTTTCCTATCTGTCATGGCGCGGCCCGGAGGCGACGGCTCCTGGCTCGTCAGCGCCTACATATGGCCACagctggcggcggcgctggagtcCGACGGCATCTTCAAGCCTCTCACGGCGGAGTATCTGGGTCTCACTCTCACCCAGCAGGAGCAGGACATGTGAACTCAGCTCCATGGAATCTGCTCtg is from Miscanthus floridulus cultivar M001 chromosome 7, ASM1932011v1, whole genome shotgun sequence and encodes:
- the LOC136466354 gene encoding putrescine hydroxycinnamoyltransferase 1-like — its product is MATTAAKDPMSIRVVSRRLVKASDASIQPHVLSLSNLDLYVSDSQIGTLCVYPNAGGGGGFSPRIPTLFEALLPSLLNYLYPFAGRLVTNPSSGLPELHCHNQGAELVVGEVGVALGSLNYGSAKDSLKKMVLAFPKDVLLSVQVLSFACGGFSVMWWINHLVGDGHVGATIVNTWSRLVRTGEIDGGPLNHDRWVFRPRSPPWYRDSVAAIFTTYDERRLPNALTADASLVDRLYYVEASDIAALRDKAASTTGAKRRPTRVEALSAYLWKALADVVAASPRSAPKEHCRMGWWVSARRRLTAPKLAAVMPNYLGNVTTYTLGDAPAEEVTRKPLAEVAAMVRDAITSVDYDELVQEMVDLVEVHKAEGLMEATLIGVGAPTLNQSMMTTFPHDADFGFGQATMAMPVVSADSVRFCASFLSVMARPGGDGSWLVSAYIWPQLAAALESDGIFKPLTAEYLGLTLTQQEQDM